One stretch of Monomorium pharaonis isolate MP-MQ-018 chromosome 10, ASM1337386v2, whole genome shotgun sequence DNA includes these proteins:
- the LOC105836736 gene encoding hsp90 co-chaperone Cdc37: protein MVDYSKWKNIEISDDEDDTHPNIDTPSLFRWRHQARLERMEERKREQEEHMRKKAETIQKLKDTKEKLAKLESENKNSPDLTTLKKVLQDLEEEEKKIQEVEKEMEKKEKLTPWNVDTIGQDGFTKTVINTKPPRRNDDSSLSDEEKEKLMKQFVKDHEKKLKEFGMLRKYDDSKKFLQEHPYLVCENTANYLVIWCINLEMEDKHNLMEHVAHQCICMQYILELSKQLDVDPRACVGSFFSRIQIAEVEYKNSFDEELRAFKDRIRKRAAEKVADAVREAEEEERQARLGPGGLDPVEVFESLPEALQKCFESQDIPLLQQTIAAMPEEEATYHMKRCVDSGLWVPDAKNKEKENEKKEAEKEQTVAEQTPDPE, encoded by the exons ATGGTGGATTACAGCAAATGGAAGAACATTGAA ATTTCAGATGATGAAGATGATACGCATCCAAATATTGATACGCCGTCCTTATTCCGATGGCGTCATCAAGCACGGCTGGAAAGAATGGAAGAGCGCAAGAGAGAACAGGAGGAACATATGAGGAAAAAAGCAGA aaCAATTCAAAAGCTGAAGGATACAAAAGAGAAATTAGCCAAGTTAGAaagcgaaaataaaaattcgccTGACTTAACTACATTGAAAAAAGTTCTTCAGGATCttgaagaggaagagaaaaagatacagGAGGTGGAGAAAGAaatggaaaagaaagaaaaattgacaCCGTGGAATGTAGATACTATTGGACAAGATGGTTTTACAAAAACTGTGATAAATACAAAGCCTCCAAGGAGAAACGATGATTCGAGTTTGTCTGacgaggaaaaggaaaaactaaTGAAGCAGTTTGTTAAGGATCACGAGAAAAAACTAAAAGAGTTTGGCATGTTAAGAAAATATGATGACAGCAAGAAATTCTTGCAAGAACATCCATATCTAGTTTGCGAGAATACTGCAAACTATTTGGTCATTTGGTGCATTAACTTGGAAATGGAAGAT AAACATAATTTGATGGAGCATGTTGCACATCAATGCATATGTATGCAATATATCTTGGAGCTATCTAAGCAATTGGACGTTGATCCGCGGGCGTGTGTGGGTTCCTTTTTCAGTCGCATTCAGATCGCCGAAGTGGAATACAAAAATTCTTTCGATGAAGAACTTAGAGCATTTAAAGACAGAATACGCAAAAGAGCAGCGGAGAAGGTGGCTGACGCAGTTAGAGAAGctgaagaagaagagagacaAGCTCGTTTGGGCCCTGGTGGACTCGATCCAGTTGAAGTATTTGAAAGTCTTCCAGAG GCCTTACAAAAATGTTTCGAATCCCAAGATATTCCGTTGTTGCAACAAACAATAGCCGCGATGCCAGAGGAAGAAGCGACATATCATATGAAACGTTGCGTCGATAGCGGTTTGTGGGTTCCAGATGCGAAAAACAAAGAGAAGGAAAACGAAAAGAAGGAGGCAGAGAAAGAACAAACTGTCGCGGAACAGACACCAGATCCGGAATaa